In one Siniperca chuatsi isolate FFG_IHB_CAS linkage group LG14, ASM2008510v1, whole genome shotgun sequence genomic region, the following are encoded:
- the LOC122888193 gene encoding tropomyosin-like: MSESCEASRNASEEANKPVGVPFIDLVEIIEVPEEQPQERDEEEQYINDREELRRRLCQAETSCRQKRELYDKTFGHGLALEELINELEAQNKNFTRKVKELQQQVSNIRKTKEEEEDEEDPSTYIRKLEKENRKLREKTADLTAELDQLSLGENYQDKLQNLRRAEQEFKHKQEEVQGALRSKDEEIQTKCMTLIQRNNKIEEYFNTIEDLRQDQRELREQLSSRQEEQILAPLNFQDESMTSETRQPLGSSATDEEDEEHKDERPLKTESWWGRAKGLWKGVKVAGAIAFCVLLPEGIMTCMEPVYNSPDPDYNLWNLVFDLLEPYSELHHTLPPVY; this comes from the exons ATGTCTGAAAGTTGTGAGGCTTCTAGAAACGCTTCCGAGGAAGCAAACAAGCCGGTGGGAGTGCCCTTCATAGATCTGGTAGAAATAATTGAAGTACCTGAGGAGCAACCACAAGAGCGTGATGAAGAGGAGCAATATATCAA TGACCGAGAAGAGCTCAGGAGAAGGCTGTGTCAGGCTGAAACCAGCTGCAGACAGAAGAGGGAGCTCTATGACAAGACGTTTGGGCATGGACTGGCACTCGAGGAGCTGATAAATGAGTTGGAAGCTCAGAACAAGAACTTCACCCGCAAAGTGAAAGA GTTACAACAGCAGGTGTCAAATATAAGAAAAacgaaggaggaggaggaggatgaagaagatCCATCCACTTACATAAGGAAGCTG GAAAAGGAGAATCGAAAGCTGAGGGAGAAAACTGCAGATCTGACTGCTGAG CTGGACCAACTCTCTCTAGGAGAAAACTATCAGGACAAACTACAAAACCTGAGGAGAGCTGAGCAGgaatttaaa CACAAACAGGAGGAGGTTCAGGGAGCCCTGCGTAGTAAAGATGAGGAAATACAGACG AAATGCATGACTTTAATTCAAAGAAATAACAAGATAGAGGAGTATTTCAACACCATCGAG GACCTCAGACAGGATCAGCGAGAACTTCGAGAGCAGctgagcagcagacaggagGAGCAGATATT AGCACCACTGAATTTCCAAGATGAGTCCATGACAAGTGAAACAAGACAGCCACTGGGCTCTTCAGCAACG gatgaggaggatgaagagcaCAAAGATGAGAGGCCCCTGAAGACTGAAAG ctggTGGGGTCGTGCTAAGGGCCTGTGGAAAGGAGTAAAGGTAGCAGGAGCCATCGCCTTTTGTGTTCTCCTTCCTGAAGGTATCATGACCTGCATGGAGCCTGTGTACAACAGTCCAGATCCTGACTACAACCTTTGGAACCTCGTTTTCGACCTGCTGGAGCCCTACAGCGAGCTCCATCACACACTCCCTCCTGTTTACTAA
- the ptrh2 gene encoding peptidyl-tRNA hydrolase 2, mitochondrial isoform X2: MKLHSCCQHVEQTSRFNNMDLLCGPLGLGVVTGLGCGLFLGWQLRARFGPTSKSLVSAMGNSTGEASVMGEGGEFKMILVVRNDLKMGKGKVAAQCSHAAVSAYKQVQRRNPELLKQWEYCGQPKVVVKAPDEDTLIDLLAHAKEVGLPVSLIQDAGRTQIAPGSRTVLGIGPGPANLIDSVTGDLKLY; this comes from the exons ATGAAGCTTCATTCATGCTGCCAGCACGTCGAACAAACCAGCAG GTTTAACAATATGGATTTGCTATGTGGTCCACTGGGCTTGGGTGTAGTAACAGGACTGGGCTGTGGGCTCTTCCTCGGTTGGCAACTTCGGGCTCGCTTCGGCCCGACATCCAAAAGCCTGGTTTCAGCGATGGGGAACAGCACTGGTGAAGCAAGCGTGATGGGAGAAGGAGGCGAGTTCAAGATGATACTAGTGGTCCGAAATGACCTGAAGATGGGCAAAGGGAAAGTCGCTGCCCAGTGCTCCCATGCTGCTGTATCAGCTTACAAACAGGTCCAGCGCAGGAACCCCGAGCTTCTCAAACAGTGGGAGTACTGCGGCCAGCCCAAGGTGGTGGTGAAGGCCCCTGATGAGGACACCCTGATTGATCTGCTGGCTCACGCCAAAGAAGTGGGGCTTCCTGTCAGCCTGATTCAGGACGCAGGAAGGACACAAATCGCACCCGGATCGCGCACAGTGCTGGGTATCGGTCCAGGCCCAGCTAATCTGATCGACAGTGTCACTGGAGACTTGAAGCTGTATTAG
- the ptrh2 gene encoding peptidyl-tRNA hydrolase 2, mitochondrial isoform X1 translates to MEESTVEYTFEQLHFHDNWGRQCDMIKSSRTVAEWTLWFNNMDLLCGPLGLGVVTGLGCGLFLGWQLRARFGPTSKSLVSAMGNSTGEASVMGEGGEFKMILVVRNDLKMGKGKVAAQCSHAAVSAYKQVQRRNPELLKQWEYCGQPKVVVKAPDEDTLIDLLAHAKEVGLPVSLIQDAGRTQIAPGSRTVLGIGPGPANLIDSVTGDLKLY, encoded by the exons ATGGAGGAAAGCACAGTGGAATACACATTTGAACAactacatttccatgacaactggggaAGACagtgtgatatgatcaaaagctccagaacagttgctgaatggaccttgtg GTTTAACAATATGGATTTGCTATGTGGTCCACTGGGCTTGGGTGTAGTAACAGGACTGGGCTGTGGGCTCTTCCTCGGTTGGCAACTTCGGGCTCGCTTCGGCCCGACATCCAAAAGCCTGGTTTCAGCGATGGGGAACAGCACTGGTGAAGCAAGCGTGATGGGAGAAGGAGGCGAGTTCAAGATGATACTAGTGGTCCGAAATGACCTGAAGATGGGCAAAGGGAAAGTCGCTGCCCAGTGCTCCCATGCTGCTGTATCAGCTTACAAACAGGTCCAGCGCAGGAACCCCGAGCTTCTCAAACAGTGGGAGTACTGCGGCCAGCCCAAGGTGGTGGTGAAGGCCCCTGATGAGGACACCCTGATTGATCTGCTGGCTCACGCCAAAGAAGTGGGGCTTCCTGTCAGCCTGATTCAGGACGCAGGAAGGACACAAATCGCACCCGGATCGCGCACAGTGCTGGGTATCGGTCCAGGCCCAGCTAATCTGATCGACAGTGTCACTGGAGACTTGAAGCTGTATTAG